In one window of Erinaceus europaeus chromosome 17, mEriEur2.1, whole genome shotgun sequence DNA:
- the LOC103122837 gene encoding LOW QUALITY PROTEIN: olfactory receptor 51H1-like (The sequence of the model RefSeq protein was modified relative to this genomic sequence to represent the inferred CDS: substituted 1 base at 1 genomic stop codon): MVNFNISQVNHQSFILTGIPGMSDKNPXMAFPLGFLYTLTLLGNGTILAVIKVDQSLHEPMYYFLCILALTDISLSTSTLPSMLSIFWFNVPEITFDACITQMFFIHGFGVVESGVLVSMAFDRFVAIRDPLRYASVLTHGVISKIGTIVLMRAFCVVFPVPFLIKRLPFCRSNVLSHSYCLHQDAMRLACASTRINSLYGLIIVTFTLGLDAIAILFSYVLILKTVLSIASRAERLKALNTCLSHICAVLLFYVPLIGVTMMHRFGKHLSPVIHTLMGNIYLLLPPVLNPIVYSVKTKQIRRRIISVFQRRKNRE, encoded by the coding sequence ATGGTGAATTTTAATATTTCACAGGTCAACCACCAAAGTTTCATTTTGACAGGTATCCCAGGGATGTCAGATAAAAACCCTTAGATGGCCTTTCCCCTAGGATTTCTCTACACACTAACTCTCCTGGGAAATGGCACTATCCTAGCTGTCATCAAGGTCGACCAGAGTCTCCACGAGCCTATGTATTACTTCCTTTGCATCTTGGCTCTGACAGACATTAGTCTATCCACGTCTACTTTGCCCTCCATGTTAAGTATCTTCTGGTTCAATGTCCCTGAGATTACCTTTGATGCATGTATCACACAGATGTTCTTCATTCACGGATTTGGAGTGGTAGAATCAGGAGTTTTAGTGTCCATGGCCTTTGACAGATTTGTGGCTATCAGAGACCCACTGCGCTATGCTTCTGTCCTTACTCATGGCGTCATCAGCAAGATTGGGACAATTGTTCTCATGAGGGCATTCTGCGTGGTCTTCCCTGTGCCTTTCCTTATAAAGAGACTGCCTTTCTGCCGGTCCAATGTTTTATCTCATTCATACTGTCTCCACCAGGATGCAATGAGACTAGCCTGTGCCAGCACCCGTATCAACAGTCTCTATGGTCTTATCATAGTCACCTTTACTTTGGGGTTGGATGCCATTGCCATTCTCTTTTCCTATGTGCTTATTCTGAAGACTGTTCTTAGTATTGCCTCGAGGGCTGAAAGGCTCAAAGCTCTCAATACTTGCCTTTCTCACATCTGTGCTGTACTCCTCTTCTATGTGCCTCTCATAGGGGTTACCATGATGCACAGATTTGGGAAACACTTGTCACCAGTAATTCACACACTCATGGGCAATATCTACCTGCTACTTCCCCCAGTACTAAACCCCATTGTCTATAGTGTGAAGACCAAGCAGATACGGAGGCGGATCATTTCTGTGTTCCAGAGAAGAAAAAACAGGGAGTAG
- the LOC103122838 gene encoding olfactory receptor 51H1-like, with translation MPSLNQTSNNHFTLTGIPGMPEKDFWMALPLCLLYSTTFLGNITILYVIKAGQSLHEPMYYFLAMLAVADLSLSLSSMPTMISVHWFNWRSVPLDVCITQMFFIHTFGGVESGVLVAMAFDRFVAIRFPLRYATILSHGVICKIGVAVLLRSVAAVLPVPFLIKRLLFCHSSVLSYAYCLHQDVMRLACADAHVNSIYGLLAVIFSIVLDALVLLVSYILIFQVVLSIASQAERLKAVSTCFSPICAVLLFYAPLMGMTLSHHFGKHLSPAVHMLMANIYLLLPPVLNPVVYSVRTKQIRLRISRIICRGRIGP, from the coding sequence ATGCCATCACTCAATCAAACTTCTAATAACCACTTCACCCTGACTGGAATTCCAGGAATGCCAGAGAAAGACTTCTGGATGGCCTTGCCCTTGTGTCTTCTTTACAGCACCACATTTCTGGGTAATATCACTATCCTTTATGTCATTAAAGCTGGACAAAGTCTCCATGAGCCCATGTATTATTTTCTGGCCATGCTTGCTGTCGCTGACCTCAGCCTTTCATTATCTTCCATGCCCACTATGATCAGTGTTCACTGGTTCAACTGGCGCTCTGTTCCCCTTGATGTCTGCATCACTCAGATGTTCTTCATCCACACCTTTGGGGGAGTGGAATCAGGTGTGCTGGTGGCGATGGCCTTTGATCGCTTTGTGGCTATCCGTTTTCCTTTGCGCTATGCTACCATTCTCTCTCATGGAGTTATCTGCAAGATTGGGGTTGCAGTTCTGCTGAGGAGTGTGGCTGCTGTGCTCCCTGTGCCTTTTCTCATCAAAAGACTGCTTTTTTGCCACTCCAGTGTGCTGTCCTATGCATATTGCCTCCATCAGGATGTGATGAGACTCGCCTGTGCTGATGCCCATGTCAACAGCATCTACGGTCTGTTGGCTGTGATCTTCAGCATTGTGTTAGATGCCCTCGTCCTACTGGTCTCTTATATCCTAATTTTCCAGGTGGTATTGAGTATTGCTTCCCAGGCAGAGAGACTCAAAGCTGTCAGCACCTGCTTCTCTCCTATCTGTGCAGTGCTGCTCTTCTATGCGCCCCTTATGGGCATGACTCTGAGTCACCACTTTGGGAAGCATTTGTCTCCAGCAGTGCACATGCTTATGGCCAATATCTACCTGCTGCTTCCTCCTGTACTCAACCCTGTCGTGTACAGTGTTAGAACAAAGCAGATTAGGCTGAGGATTTCCCGAATAATCTGTAGGGGCAGAATTGGTCCTTAA
- the LOC103122839 gene encoding LOW QUALITY PROTEIN: olfactory receptor 51T1 (The sequence of the model RefSeq protein was modified relative to this genomic sequence to represent the inferred CDS: deleted 2 bases in 1 codon), whose amino-acid sequence MVISNNTTSSSITPSNFLLTVFPGLEVGHVWISIPVCCFYTIALLGNSMILFVIIVRKNLHKPMYYFLSMLSSVDLCLTVSTLPTVLGVLWFHAREISIQACLIQMVFVHAFSFLESSVLVAMAFDRFMAICNPLQYVIILTDMIIIVIGLVICMRLIIFMFPMALALKSVSFHGGQELSHPFCYHPDIIKHTLSNPWFSSFWGMFLQLYLNGIDLLFILFSYVLILRTILSILTPQKQRKALSTCVCHICAVTVFYVPMISLSLTHRLLSSTPRAVCSSLANIYLLLPPILNPIIYSLNTKTIRQAMLQVILSKGSWGPL is encoded by the exons ATGGTAATTTCCAATAATACCACATCCTCCTCCATCACCCCGTCAAACTTCCTCCTCACTGTATTCCCCGGTCTGGAAGTTGGACATGTCTGGATCTCCATTCCTGTCTGCTGCTTCTACACCATTGCTCTCTTGGGAAACAGTATGATCCTGTTTGTCATCATCGTAAGGAAGAATCTCCACAAGCCCATGTACTATTTCCTCTCTATGCTGTCGTCGGTTGACCTATGTCTGACTGTCTCAACTCTCCCCACTGTGCTTGGGGTTCTTTGGTTTCATGCCCGAGAGATCAGCATTCAAGCCTGTCTTATTCAAATGGTCTTTGTACATGCCTTCTCCTTCCTGGAGTCCTCCGTGTTGGTAGCCATGGCTTTCGATCGCTTCATGGCTATCTGCAACCCACTGCAGTATGTCATCATTCTCACAGACATGATAATTATAGTGATTGGACTAGTCATCTGTATGCGACTAATAATTTTTATGTTTCCTATGGCTCTAGCTCTGAAGAGTGTATCTTTCCATGGTGGTCAGGAGCTTTCCCATCCATTTTGCTACCACCCAGATATAATCAAACACACACTTTCCAACCCCTGGTTCAGCAGTTTTTGGGGCATGTTTCTTCAGCTCTATCTGAATGGCATTGACTTACTGTTTATTCTTTTCTCCTATGTTCTGATTCTTCGCACCATCCTGAGCATCTTGACCCCTCAGAAGCAACGAAAAGCTCTCAGCACCTGTGTCTGTCACATCTGTGCTGTCACTGTTTTCTACGTGCCGATGATCAGTCTATCTTTGACACATCGCCTCCTCAGCTCTACCCCGAGAGCAGTCTGCAGCAGTTTGGCCAACATTTATTTACTCCTACCACCTATACTGAACCCCATCATTTATAGCTTGAACACCAAGACTATCCGTCAGGCTATGCTCCAAGTGATCCTATCT AAGGGTTCATGGGGCCCCCTGTGA
- the LOC103122787 gene encoding LOW QUALITY PROTEIN: olfactory receptor 51A7 (The sequence of the model RefSeq protein was modified relative to this genomic sequence to represent the inferred CDS: deleted 1 base in 1 codon), whose amino-acid sequence MSVLNDSDVQFFLLIGIPGLEHAHIWMSIPICLIYLIAIVGNCTILYIIKTEASLHEPMYYFLAMLSISDLGLSFSSLPTMLRIFLFNAMGILPNACFAQEFFIHGFTVMESSVLLVMSLDRFLAIHNPLRYSSLLNSNRVAKMGLILASRSILLVLPFPFTLRRLKYCHKNLLSHSYCLHQDTMKLACSDNKVNVIYGFFVALCTMLDLALIVLSYMFILKTVLSIASLTERLKALNTCVSHICAVLIFYVPIITLAAWHRFAKHRNPLVAILIADTFLLVPPLMNPIVYCVKTRQIREKVLEKLLSRR is encoded by the exons ATGTCTGTTCTCAATGATTCTGATGTCCAGTTTTTTCTTTTGATCGGGATCCCAGGACTGGAACATGCTCATATCTGGATGTCTATCCCCATTTGCCTCATTTACTTGATTGCCATTGTGGGCAACTGCACCATTCTTTATATTATAAAGACAGAGGCCTCACTCCATGAACCAATGTATTATTTCCTTGCCATGTTGTCCATCTCTGACCTGggtttgtctttctcctccctccctaccATGCTGAGAATCTTTTTGTTCAATGCTATGGGGATTTTACCCAATGCCTGCTTTGCTCAAGAGTTCTTCATCCACGGATTCACAGTCATGGAATCCTCAGTGCTTCTGGTTATGTCTTTGGATCGTTTTCTTGCCATTCACAACCCCCTTAGATACAGTTCTCTCCTTAATAGCAACAGAGTTGCTAAAATG GGGCTGAtcttagcctccaggagcatcctCTTGGTGCTGCCGTTCCCGTTCACTCTAAGGAGATTAAAATATTGCCACAAGAATCTCCTTTCTCACTCATACTGCcttcaccaggacaccatgaagCTGGCCTGCTCTGACAATAAGGTCAATGTCATCTATGGCTTCTTTGTTGCTCTCTGTACAATGTTAGACTTAGCATTAATTGTTTTGTCTTACATGTTCATATTGAAGACTGTACTCAGCATTGCTTCTCTGACAGAAAGGCTCAAGGCTCTCAATACCTGTGTCTCCCACATCTGTGCTGTGCTCATTTTCTATGTACCCATCATCACACTGGCTGCCTGGCATCGCTTTGCCAAGCACAGAAACCCCCTTGTTGCAATTCTCATTGCAGATACCTTCTTGTTGGTACCACCCCTAATGAACCCCATTGTGTATTGTGTAAAGACTCGACAAATCCGGGAAAAGGTCTTGGAAAAGTTGTTATCTAGGAGATAA
- the LOC103122788 gene encoding olfactory receptor 51G2 encodes MNFLENASSSSSSFLLSGIPGLEHLHIWISVPLCLMYLVSILGNFTVLVIIRTEPSLHEPMYLFLSMLALTDLGLSLCTLPTVLAIFWIGARGISHDACFAQLFFIHCLSFLESSVLLSMAFDRFVAICRPLHYASILTNTVIGRIGLASLGRSVALIFPLPFMLKRFPYCHSAVLSHSYCLHQEVMKLACADIKANSIYGMFVIISTVGVDSLLILFSYVLILRTVLSIASRTERLKALNTCVSHICAVLLFYTPMIGLSVIHRFGKQAPHLVQVVMGFVYLLVPPLMNPIVYSVKTKQIRDRITRAFCC; translated from the coding sequence ATGAACTTCCTGGAGAATGCCAGTAGTTCCTCCTCTAGCTTCCTGCTAAGTGGCATTCCTGGACTGGAGCACCTACACATCTGGATCTCTGTCCCATTGTGCCTCATGTATCTAGTCTCCATCCTGGGAAATTTCACAGTTCTTGTAATAATTAGAACAGAGCCTTCGCTCCATGAACCTATGTACCTTTTCCTGTCCATGCTGGCTCTGACTGACTTGGGTCTTTCTCTTTGCACCCTCCCTACAGTGCTGGCCATCTTTTGGATTGGAGCACGAGGTATTAGTCATGATGCCTGCTTTGCCCAGCTCTTTTTCATTCATTGCTTATCCTTTCTGGAGTCCTCTGTGCTACTGTCAATGGCGTTTGACCGTTTTGTGGCCATATGTCGTCCTTTGCACTATGCTTCCATCCTCACCAACACTGTCATTGGCAGGAtaggcctggcttccctgggccgCAGTGTAGCCCTCATTTTCCCATTGCCCTTTATGCTCAAGCGATTCCCCTATTGTCACTCTGCAGTCCTCTCACATTCTTACTGTCTCCACCAGGAAGTGATGAAATTGGCCTGTGCAGACATCAAAGCCAACAGCATCTATGGCATGTTTGTCATTATCTCCACAGTGGGTGTAGACTCCCTGCTCATTCTCTTCTCCTATGTCCTGATCCTGAGAACTGTACTGTCTATTGCATCCAGGACCGAGAGGCTCAAGGCTCTTAACACATGTGTTTCCCATATCTGTGCTGTTCTCCTATTCTACACTCCCATGATTGGCCTGTCTGTCATCCACCGCTTTGGGAAGCAAGCCCCTCATCTGGTCCAGGTGGTTATGGGCTTTGTGTACCTTCTGGTACCACCTCTGATGAACCCCATTGTCTACAGTGTGAAGACCAAACAGATTCGAGATAGAATTACCCGGGCTTTTTGTTGCTAA